A stretch of the Musa acuminata AAA Group cultivar baxijiao chromosome BXJ2-7, Cavendish_Baxijiao_AAA, whole genome shotgun sequence genome encodes the following:
- the LOC135617654 gene encoding protein MIZU-KUSSEI 1-like produces MRTMIDLGSQRGSLYIIDTATAVDCTKDVRFRRSFRSLIECMVPCCGFQLSSNASDIGDSDSTHGSSTPTTTTTVTGTFFGYRRGRVRFCVHDNSRAAPLLLLEFTVPTAFLAKEMQHGLLRIALECRGASAPCASLFAVPAWSMYCNGRKVGFAIRRQMTEADAAIFKLIKSISVGTGVLPGAPKTGDGDLLYLRASFERVIGSMDSESFHMIDPVGSTGQQLSIFLLRT; encoded by the coding sequence ATGAGGACCATGATAGACTTAGGTAGCCAAAGAGGCTCCCTCTACATCATCGACACGGCCACCGCCGTCGACTGCACCAAGGACGTCCGCTTCCGCCGCTCCTTCCGAAGCCTCATCGAGTGCATGGTCCCGTGCTGCGGCTTCCAGCTGTCGTCGAACGCCTCCGACATCGGCGACTCCGACTCCACCCACGGCAGCTCcacccccaccaccaccaccaccgtcacCGGCACCTTCTTCGGGTACCGCCGGGGCCGCGTCAGGTTCTGCGTGCACGACAACTCCCGAGCCGCGCCCCTCCTGCTGCTCGAGTTCACCGTCCCGACGGCCTTCCTCGCCAAGGAGATGCAGCACGGGCTGCTGCGCATCGCGCTCGAGTGCCGCGGGGCTTCCGCTCCGTGCGCCTCGCTCTTCGCCGTCCCGGCCTGGTCCATGTACTGCAACGGCCGCAAGGTGGGGTTCGCGATCCGGCGGCAGATGACGGAAGCCGACGCTGCCATCTTCAAGCTCATCAAGTCGATATCGGTCGGCACTGGAGTTCTTCCCGGCGCACCAAAGACGGGCGATGGAGATCTTCTGTACCTGAGAGCCAGCTTCGAGAGGGTGATCGGCTCGATGGACTCGGAGTCGTTTCACATGATCGATCCGGTGGGGAGTACCGGGCAGCAGTTGAGCATCTTCCTCCTCAGAACCTAA
- the LOC103992965 gene encoding probable L-type lectin-domain containing receptor kinase S.5: MRRPTRLNHPSAVATTLLLVIALLPAFHAAENITYSFTSFNDSVEGRFENLGNANINKEALQLTPDTRKDVDLLVNKSGRILLREPFKLWDWQQTNNTKRVASFNTAFTINVAPESNVATGEGLTFLIAPSLDDPPPGSHGPYLGLTNASLDGNNSNHFVAIEFDTAKQSFDSDDNHVGLDINGVNSNITASLTPLGIKIVNGTNHTVWIDYDGVHRHVWVYMAIEGSDKPVAPVLNASIDISDYVLQRSYLGFSASTGSHFELNCVLAWNLTVENLPDDDGGLSIGAIIGVAVGVGCVLVVMTLTTGILVVFCRRKRAAGNERDMLRKKLNGLPGTPREFEYKELKVATGNFDERRKLGQGAFGEVYKGVLPGSSMEVAVKRFSRDKTSGQDDFLAELTIINCLRHRNLVPLLGWCHKNGVLLLVYEFMPNGSLDQHLYGGGGLVWSRRYNIVAGVASALHYIHHEYNQMVVHRDLKPSNIMLDATFDARLGDFGLARALDTDKTSFTELGVVGTRGYIANECCITHKFTRESDVYAFGTVVLEVVCGRRPLYDVSGFHLLVDWVWKLHREGRLLEAVDPRLGGEYPAEDAERLLLLGLACSQPHPGARPKAQAIVQIVSRSAPPPAVPKFKPAFVWPPPHWPLFEGNHDDHNWTSGATLTSRTATFSNSGVSSAGVV, encoded by the exons ATGAGGAGGCCAACGAGATTGAACCATCCTTCGGCCGTCGCCACCACCCTTCTCCTCGTCATCGCCCTTCTTCCGGCCTTCCATGCCGCTGAAAACATCACCTACAGCTTCACCTCCTTCAATGATAGTGTCGAGGGGAGGTTTGAGAACCTCGGGAACGCCAACATCAACAAGGAAGCGCTTCAGCTCACTCCGGACACCCGCAAGGACGTCGACTTACTCGTCAACAAGTCCGGCAGAATCCTCCTCCGCGAACCCTTCAAGCTTTGGGATTGGCAGCAAACCAACAACACCAAGCGCGTGGCCTCCTTCAACACCGCCTTCACCATCAACGTAGCACCTGAGTCCAACGTGGCCACCGGCGAGGGCCTCACCTTCCTGATTGCTCCGAGCCTCGATGACCCTCCGCCCGGGAGTCACGGACCCTATCTCGGCCTCACTAACGCTAGCCTCGATGGGAATAACTCCAACCACTTCGTCGCCATAGAATTCGACACCGCGAAGCAGTCCTTCGACAGCGACGACAACCACGTCGGCCTTGACATCAACGGTGTCAACTCGAACATTACCGCCTCCCTCACGCCGCTAGGCATCAAGATTGTGAACGGCACGAACCACACCGTGTGGATCGACTACGACGGAGTCCATCGCCATGTGTGGGTGTATATGGCCATCGAGGGCAGCGACAAGCCGGTCGCCCCCGTACTCAACGCCTCCATCGACATCAGCGACTACGTCCTCCAGCGCTCCTATTTGGGGTTCTCAGCGTCCACGGGAAGCCACTTCGAGCTCAACTGCGTGCTCGCATGGAACCTGACGGTGGAGAATCTTCCCGACGACGACGGCGGGCTGTCAATCGGAGCCATAATAGGTGTGGCGGTCGGCGTAGGGTGTGTTCTCGTGGTGATGACGTTGACCACGGGGATCTTGGTGGTGTTCTGTCGCAGAAAGAGGGCGGCTGGGAATGAACGTGACATGTTGAGAAAGAAGCTGAACGGCCTTCCGGGGACGCCGAGAGAGTTCGAGTACAAGGAGCTGAAGGTGGCGACCGGAAACTTCGATGAGCGGCGGAAGCTGGGACAGGGGGCCTTCGGTGAGGTGTACAAGGGGGTGCTTCCCGGAAGCAGCATGGAAGTGGCGGTGAAGAGGTTCTCGAGGGACAAGACCAGCGGACAAGACGACTTCCTCGCCGAGCTCACCATCATCAATTGCCTCCGCCACAGGAACTTAGTGCCTCTCCTTG GGTGGTGCCACAAGAACGGCGTCTTGCTTCTGGTGTATGAGTTCATGCCGAACGGGAGCCTGGACCAGCACCTCTACGGCGGCGGAGGCCTCGTCTGGTCCCGGAGGTACAACATCGTCGCCGGCGTCGCCTCCGCACTTCACTACATCCACCACGAGTACAACCAGATGGTGGTGCACCGCGACCTGAAGCCCTCCAACATCATGCTCGACGCCACCTTCGACGCCCGCCTGGGCGACTTCGGCCTCGCCCGCGCCCTCGACACCGATAAGACCTCCTTCACCGAGCTCGGCGTCGTGGGCACCCGCGGCTACATCGCCAACGAGTGCTGCATCACCCACAAGTTCACCCGCGAGTCCGACGTGTACGCCTTCGGTACCGTGGTGCTCGAGGTGGTCTGCGGCCGTCGCCCGCTGTACGACGTCTCCGGATTTCACCTGCTGGTGGACTGGGTGTGGAAGCTTCACCGCGAGGGGCGGCTGCTGGAGGCGGTGGACCCACGGCTGGGCGGGGAGTACCCGGCGGAGGACGCGGAGAGACTGCTGTTGCTGGGGCTCGCGTGCAGCCAGCCGCACCCGGGGGCGCGGCCCAAGGCGCAGGCCATCGTCCAGATCGTGTCGAGGTCGGCGCCTCCGCCGGCGGTTCCGAAGTTCAAGCCCGCGTTCGTGTGGCCGCCGCCGCATTGGCCTCTCTTCGAGGGCAACCATGACGACCACAACTGGACGTCGGGCGCCACCCTGACCAGCAGAACAGCGACGTTCTCCAACAGCGGGGTCTCGTCGGCGGGGGTTGTCTGA
- the LOC135617653 gene encoding protein RGF1 INDUCIBLE TRANSCRIPTION FACTOR 1-like, protein MVSPMFRLGNEDMGPPWLRPLLKTSFFTHCEVHGDSNKSECNMYCLDCMGNALCSYCLPDHKDHHVVQIRRSSYHNVIRVSEVSKFIDISYIQTYIINSAKIVFLNERPQPRPGKGVTNTCEICCRSLLDSFRFCSIGCKLGGMKTDPDLTFALRPKPGREWMHGSESDESSTPRKVRKTLAFGRSIVVPAASAAGSEGGSISPGTPPILSYRTSRRKGIPHRAPF, encoded by the exons ATG GTGAGCCCGATGTTTCGATTGGGGAACGAGGACATGGGTCCGCCATGGCTGAGGCCGCTGTTGAAGACGAGCTTCTTCACGCACTGTGAGGTGCATGGGGATTCCAACAAGAGCGAGTGCAACATGTACTGCCTCGATTGCATGGGCAACGCGCTCTGTTCTTACTGCCTCCCCGACCACAAGGATCACCATGTTGTCCAG ATTCGGAGATCATCGTATCACAATGTGATCAGGGTGTCGGAGGTGTCGAAATTTATAGACATTTCTTACATCCAGACTTACATCATCAACAGCGCCAAAATCGTCTTCCTCAACGAGAGGCCACAGCCGAGGCCTGGAAAGGGCGTCACCAACACCTGTGAGATCTGCTGCCGCAGCCTCTTGGATTCCTTCCGGTTCTGTTCCATTGGCTGCAAG CTGGGAGGTATGAAGACGGACCCGGACCTGACCTTCGCCCTCCGCCCCAAACCCGGCCGCGAGTGGATGCATGGCTCAGAATCCGACGAGTCATCCACCCCGAGGAAGGTGCGAAAGACCTTGGCCTTCGGCCGCAGCATCGTAGTCCCCGCCGCCTCTGCCGCCGGCAGCGAAGGTGGCAGCATTTCTCCAGGGACTCCTCCCATCCTCAGCTACCGGACATCGCGGCGGAAGGGTATACCTCATCGAGCTCCATTCTAA